The proteins below are encoded in one region of Macrococcus armenti:
- the speB gene encoding agmatinase: MMQPNKHVYMSCESSFDEATTVIYGAPFDGTVSNRPGTRFAADAIRSESYGLETYSPYLNKDLEDVRIMDSGDVDITIGNKVKVLDELEETARTILNAGKLPFMIGGEHLVTLGPMRAVLEKYPDAVLVQLDAHTDLRDDYMGEPLSHATVVRRIHDLVGDNRIYQYGIRSGTKEEFGWSDSHTVLEKFSIDTLKDLPAIIGNTPVYVTIDLDCLDPSIFPGTGTPEPGGLTYKELEPAFKVFEQLNVVAADIVELSPPYDHSGVSNAVAAKVARELMLSITK, encoded by the coding sequence ATGATGCAACCGAATAAACATGTGTATATGAGCTGCGAGTCTTCATTCGATGAAGCGACAACAGTAATATACGGCGCGCCATTTGACGGTACTGTTTCAAACCGCCCTGGCACACGCTTTGCAGCCGATGCAATTCGTTCAGAATCATACGGTCTTGAAACGTACAGCCCGTACTTAAACAAAGACTTAGAAGATGTGCGCATCATGGATTCAGGCGACGTCGATATTACAATCGGTAATAAAGTTAAAGTGTTAGATGAGTTAGAAGAAACTGCACGCACAATTTTAAATGCAGGTAAACTGCCGTTTATGATTGGTGGCGAACATTTAGTTACGCTTGGTCCTATGCGCGCCGTTCTGGAAAAGTATCCTGATGCAGTGCTCGTGCAACTTGACGCACATACAGATTTACGTGATGACTACATGGGTGAGCCACTTTCTCATGCGACCGTCGTGCGCCGTATTCATGATTTAGTTGGAGATAACCGAATTTATCAATATGGTATTCGTTCAGGTACAAAAGAAGAGTTTGGCTGGAGCGATTCACATACAGTTCTTGAGAAGTTTTCAATTGATACATTAAAGGACTTACCTGCTATTATCGGTAACACGCCTGTATATGTCACAATTGACCTAGATTGCTTAGATCCATCTATCTTCCCTGGTACAGGTACACCAGAACCAGGTGGATTAACTTACAAAGAGTTAGAGCCAGCATTTAAAGTATTTGAGCAGCTTAACGTAGTTGCAGCTGACATCGTAGAATTGTCACCACCATACGACCATAGTGGCGTTTCTAATGCAGTTGCTGCAAAAGTTGCACGTGAACTGATGCTTTCAATTACTAAATAA
- a CDS encoding YolD-like family protein, translated as MKIRTYVLIIEKKIESSDNMIHPIYGETDYRKVDPSKLNRNIPKGRGMIKWAPFATMPQQFMDVKRQIDAQTKIERPELSEDRLQEINETLHIALSKNQPIRIDYYIDGSIQSTQMHIEKIDQWAAIIIGTTVHDGATYFVSFLDIVNLEIDAQSI; from the coding sequence TTGAAAATAAGAACATACGTTCTTATAATAGAGAAAAAGATTGAAAGTAGTGATAATATGATCCACCCAATTTATGGCGAGACAGACTACCGCAAAGTTGATCCGTCAAAACTTAATCGCAACATCCCGAAAGGTCGTGGCATGATTAAGTGGGCACCATTTGCGACGATGCCACAGCAATTTATGGATGTAAAGCGACAAATTGATGCTCAGACAAAGATTGAGCGTCCTGAATTATCAGAGGACCGATTACAGGAAATTAATGAAACATTGCATATTGCACTCAGCAAAAATCAGCCGATACGTATCGATTACTATATTGATGGTTCAATCCAGAGCACACAGATGCATATTGAGAAGATTGATCAGTGGGCAGCAATTATTATCGGTACGACGGTACATGACGGTGCGACATACTTCGTTTCATTTTTAGATATTGTAAATTTAGAAATTGATGCACAATCAATTTAA
- a CDS encoding C45 family autoproteolytic acyltransferase/hydolase has translation MQQVKSVITEFKGTHYDFGRSQAEWLKTTLMMENRAKEWRKRRPRFDINIDETMQAFMKYAPGIWEELIGLQDGLHMDMTQVLLNFGHYRVYAKPSGCSVFTTEDYMVRNYDYHPATYDGRFTFYKPSDIGYATMAPVSRITGRMDGVNEHGLVMGYNFMHRKAPGDGFVCYMIGRMVLEYCKNVDDAVAFLKEIPHRSSFSYILLDPSGITKIVEATPRDKTVRNHHYCTNHFEVLTHENRRVLDDSHMRMHHLKQLNGQMDAAHAFQLMNQHDGGIFSDKYSSWSGTIHTSCYHPKTLTCDITLGAGSKPVQLSLRDWLDGKPLPQYEITGQIDTHLTFASE, from the coding sequence ATGCAACAAGTAAAAAGTGTGATAACAGAATTCAAAGGTACGCATTATGACTTCGGGCGTAGCCAGGCTGAATGGTTAAAGACGACGCTGATGATGGAAAACCGAGCAAAGGAATGGCGTAAACGTCGACCACGATTCGATATTAATATAGATGAAACAATGCAGGCTTTTATGAAATATGCACCCGGAATATGGGAAGAACTTATCGGACTGCAGGACGGACTGCATATGGATATGACACAAGTGTTACTGAACTTCGGTCATTACAGAGTATACGCTAAACCGAGCGGCTGCAGTGTGTTTACTACAGAAGATTATATGGTGAGAAATTATGATTACCACCCCGCAACGTATGATGGGCGCTTTACATTTTATAAACCGAGTGATATTGGTTATGCAACGATGGCGCCTGTTTCACGTATAACAGGTCGTATGGATGGCGTTAATGAACACGGTCTCGTTATGGGGTATAATTTTATGCACCGTAAAGCGCCAGGTGACGGGTTTGTCTGTTATATGATTGGGCGTATGGTGCTTGAATATTGCAAAAATGTTGATGATGCAGTAGCATTTCTTAAGGAAATTCCACATCGTTCAAGTTTCAGCTATATATTGCTCGATCCTTCAGGTATTACTAAAATTGTAGAAGCAACACCTCGTGATAAAACCGTGCGCAATCACCATTACTGTACGAATCACTTTGAAGTATTAACGCATGAGAATCGCCGTGTGCTGGATGATTCCCATATGCGTATGCATCACTTAAAACAGCTCAACGGACAGATGGATGCAGCACATGCCTTCCAATTAATGAATCAACATGACGGCGGCATATTCAGCGATAAGTATTCAAGTTGGAGCGGTACGATTCATACGAGCTGTTATCACCCGAAAACGTTAACTTGCGATATTACGCTCGGCGCGGGAAGTAAGCCTGTTCAATTAAGTTTAAGAGATTGGCTGGACGGTAAGCCGCTTCCTCAATATGAAATTACAGGACAAATTGATACACACTTAACATTTGCAAGCGAATAA
- a CDS encoding NUDIX hydrolase, whose product MFEVKTEIKIIPDGFESTNAYFHNHVLNNYLELGVKLIGRWVNEDYTVITEIWGYIDEQHYRDFFEMRKKTVHYKNSLPEKLANDKWIISKKEMVIQPTGDYKQDLHLVSTNVYVKNNHGEVLLVRSLHRSDTLELPGGRLDKDEDVVSGAIREVKEETGLDVEITGLLYSSHNITSGVINFTFCGNVIGGTLQNAPGETVDAGFYPVTKANVDKFVTLSFQKQRLLKAMEETPQKFDLYENRPFKLVHSYE is encoded by the coding sequence ATGTTTGAAGTAAAAACAGAGATAAAGATTATTCCAGACGGTTTTGAATCTACGAATGCTTATTTTCACAATCATGTATTAAATAATTATTTAGAACTTGGTGTGAAGCTGATTGGTAGATGGGTGAATGAAGATTATACGGTGATTACTGAAATTTGGGGTTATATCGACGAACAACATTATCGTGACTTCTTTGAGATGCGTAAAAAAACGGTACATTATAAGAACAGTCTTCCTGAGAAGCTGGCAAATGATAAATGGATCATTTCAAAGAAAGAGATGGTTATTCAGCCAACGGGTGACTACAAACAAGATTTGCATTTAGTATCAACGAATGTTTATGTTAAAAATAATCATGGCGAAGTACTGCTTGTCAGAAGTCTGCATCGCAGTGATACGCTGGAATTGCCGGGTGGACGTCTCGATAAAGATGAAGATGTCGTTAGCGGAGCGATTAGGGAAGTAAAGGAAGAAACAGGACTTGATGTAGAAATTACGGGTTTACTTTACAGCTCACATAACATAACGAGCGGTGTCATTAACTTTACGTTTTGCGGTAATGTTATAGGTGGAACGCTTCAGAATGCGCCTGGCGAAACAGTTGATGCCGGCTTTTATCCGGTAACGAAAGCAAACGTCGATAAATTTGTCACACTGTCGTTTCAAAAACAACGTTTGTTAAAGGCGATGGAAGAAACACCTCAGAAGTTTGATCTATATGAGAATCGTCCATTTAAATTAGTGCATTCATATGAATAA
- a CDS encoding NADH:flavin oxidoreductase/NADH oxidase yields the protein MITKLNSSLQIKDLQLKNRIVMPPMCQYSVDKKDGTPTEWHYVHYASRAVGGTGLIIVEMTNVEPDGRITDYCLGLWDDTQIPAYKRLVQGIHDNGAKAAIQIAHAGRKATDVETPVSSSETPLEEATKFGPVRYPRALSHEEVKEMINKYKESARRAVEAGFDAIEIHGAHGYLIHQFHSPSINKRTDEYGQDLSLFGCEVIQAVKSVMPEGMPLIFRISAREYMDGGYDLNYALKISEAYKNAGVDVFHISTGGEAPAGKDKPGNYPGYQVSFARAFKEKFNVPVIAVGILDDAATAEMTLQNDNIDMVAVGRGMLNDPYWAIHAVKQLRDEIEVPKQYERGIR from the coding sequence GTGATAACTAAATTAAATTCAAGTTTACAAATAAAAGATTTACAACTTAAAAATCGAATCGTTATGCCACCAATGTGTCAGTATTCAGTAGATAAAAAAGACGGCACACCAACAGAATGGCACTACGTCCATTACGCATCCCGAGCAGTTGGTGGTACGGGGCTGATTATCGTTGAAATGACAAACGTTGAACCTGATGGCAGAATTACAGACTATTGTCTCGGTTTATGGGATGATACACAGATTCCTGCATATAAACGACTCGTACAAGGCATTCATGACAATGGTGCAAAAGCTGCCATTCAAATTGCACATGCAGGACGTAAGGCGACTGATGTAGAAACGCCTGTTTCAAGTTCTGAAACACCGCTTGAAGAAGCAACGAAGTTCGGACCTGTACGCTATCCACGCGCACTATCACATGAAGAAGTTAAAGAAATGATAAATAAATATAAAGAAAGCGCAAGACGTGCAGTTGAAGCAGGATTTGATGCAATCGAAATACATGGTGCACACGGCTACCTTATCCATCAGTTCCACTCACCTTCAATTAATAAACGTACAGATGAATACGGACAGGATTTATCGTTATTCGGATGTGAAGTAATACAAGCAGTGAAATCGGTTATGCCTGAAGGAATGCCATTAATCTTCAGAATATCAGCACGTGAATACATGGATGGCGGTTACGATCTGAATTATGCACTTAAGATTTCTGAAGCATATAAAAATGCAGGCGTTGATGTATTCCATATCTCAACAGGTGGGGAAGCACCAGCTGGTAAAGACAAACCAGGAAACTATCCAGGTTATCAAGTATCATTTGCACGTGCATTTAAAGAGAAATTCAATGTCCCCGTTATCGCAGTTGGTATATTAGACGATGCAGCTACCGCTGAAATGACATTGCAAAACGATAATATCGACATGGTTGCAGTTGGCCGCGGTATGCTAAATGATCCGTACTGGGCAATCCATGCTGTAAAACAATTAAGAGATGAAATTGAAGTACCGAAGCAGTATGAAAGAGGGATACGTTAA
- a CDS encoding aminopeptidase, with protein MMNYIETVNKYAQTVVEVGLNIQKGQTLVINSDIDAIDFVRAVTKAAYARGAHNVIQKLTDGPSTQMKFEHAPVEVFEEIKQYKIDEINDFVAQKVAHLRIYSQTPELLKDANANKIAALAKANGEMNKDFARAVGRYDFSWCIVAFPNDKWGELVFPELKGEDAKLKLLDAMIKAVRVDKEDPVQAWKEHNDNLNARAHKLNELNFDKLHYYSERTDVEIGMTEGHRWLGASTTNADGVEIQVNMPTEEVFTSPDFRRVNGVIGNTRPLAYQGAIVDDFKLTFKDGVVTDFEAVRGYDVLKNLLDNDEGARRLGEIALVPDDSPISNSGILYYNTLYDENASCHVALGRAFPNAIENGKDLSKDELFGKGLNHSLVHVDFMMGSNDLNIDGIQKDGTVVPVFRDGNWVI; from the coding sequence ATGATGAACTATATTGAAACAGTAAACAAATATGCACAAACAGTCGTAGAAGTAGGGCTTAATATTCAGAAGGGGCAGACATTAGTAATCAATTCAGATATCGATGCAATTGATTTTGTCAGAGCTGTAACGAAAGCAGCTTATGCACGTGGTGCACATAATGTCATTCAAAAATTAACGGATGGTCCTTCAACACAGATGAAATTTGAACATGCACCAGTTGAAGTTTTCGAGGAAATTAAACAATATAAGATTGATGAGATCAATGACTTTGTAGCTCAAAAAGTAGCGCATTTACGCATATATTCACAAACACCTGAGCTTTTAAAAGATGCAAATGCAAATAAGATTGCAGCACTTGCTAAAGCTAATGGAGAAATGAATAAAGACTTCGCACGAGCTGTAGGACGCTATGACTTCTCGTGGTGTATCGTTGCGTTCCCGAACGATAAATGGGGTGAGCTTGTGTTCCCGGAATTAAAAGGTGAAGACGCGAAATTAAAACTATTAGATGCGATGATTAAAGCGGTTCGCGTTGATAAGGAAGATCCTGTTCAGGCATGGAAAGAACATAATGATAACTTAAATGCACGTGCACACAAATTAAATGAACTGAATTTCGATAAGCTGCATTATTATTCAGAACGTACGGACGTTGAAATTGGAATGACAGAAGGACATCGCTGGTTAGGTGCGAGTACAACAAATGCTGATGGTGTTGAAATTCAGGTGAACATGCCGACAGAAGAAGTGTTTACGTCACCAGACTTCAGACGCGTAAACGGTGTGATTGGTAATACGCGACCACTTGCTTATCAAGGTGCGATTGTGGATGACTTTAAATTAACATTTAAAGATGGCGTTGTAACAGACTTTGAAGCGGTTCGTGGTTATGATGTTCTGAAAAACTTACTGGATAATGATGAGGGTGCAAGAAGACTTGGTGAAATCGCATTAGTACCAGATGATTCACCGATATCTAATTCAGGAATTCTGTACTACAATACGCTGTATGATGAAAATGCATCTTGTCACGTTGCGCTAGGACGTGCATTCCCGAATGCAATTGAAAATGGTAAAGATTTATCAAAAGATGAACTATTCGGAAAAGGATTAAATCATTCGCTTGTTCATGTTGATTTTATGATGGGAAGCAATGATTTAAACATTGACGGGATACAAAAAGACGGAACAGTTGTACCAGTGTTCAGAGATGGGAACTGGGTCATTTAA
- a CDS encoding thioredoxin family protein — protein MTTLRQHYDNSLTLDEYLAHMQVNKDEMLAIYDAFQTPNDARLNEIKDKNLKAIVITEDWCGDAMMNIPILMHIAKEANIDLRFSLRDSNLELMDQYLTNGTARAIPIFVFLDNTDHQYAVWGPRAQVVQDYVLDVRKDLPAKDAPDFEEKQKAVHHTIHEKYKNAPEFWNAVYESIVERILKL, from the coding sequence ATGACAACATTAAGACAACATTATGATAACAGCTTAACATTAGATGAGTACTTAGCACATATGCAAGTTAACAAAGACGAAATGCTGGCGATTTATGATGCGTTTCAGACACCTAACGATGCGCGTTTAAATGAAATCAAAGATAAAAACTTAAAAGCGATTGTTATTACAGAAGATTGGTGTGGAGATGCAATGATGAACATTCCAATCTTAATGCATATCGCAAAAGAGGCAAACATCGATTTACGTTTTTCATTACGTGATTCTAATTTAGAGCTGATGGACCAATATTTAACGAACGGGACAGCACGTGCCATTCCAATCTTTGTATTCCTTGATAATACAGATCATCAATATGCAGTTTGGGGACCTCGTGCTCAAGTTGTACAGGATTATGTGCTTGATGTACGTAAAGATTTACCGGCGAAAGATGCGCCAGACTTCGAAGAGAAACAAAAAGCTGTGCATCATACAATTCACGAGAAATATAAAAACGCACCAGAATTCTGGAACGCTGTTTACGAATCAATTGTAGAACGTATTTTAAAATTATAA
- a CDS encoding DUF3885 domain-containing protein yields MSRVKNINSLIDIDFNTLSNAYNVYLENELFPLNNEGTSINDLYFQSVYHNATMIFDEIFDTNDQIKLIHSISTNYITHRKSRFPERFLFKQMIYEYEQFIKKEDVLDIKNVFTYYCNKKDIKYKKLIKAICNQDFPGLHPNINQRDIYSSVFFININKDVLLHIYDDRGLIIAFDDEKRFEKFIEKYRHLKIERYTEDEI; encoded by the coding sequence ATGTCCAGGGTAAAGAATATAAATAGTTTAATTGATATTGACTTCAATACTTTAAGCAATGCGTATAATGTATATTTAGAAAATGAATTGTTTCCTTTAAATAATGAAGGTACTTCTATTAATGACTTATACTTTCAATCCGTCTATCATAATGCGACTATGATTTTTGATGAAATTTTTGATACGAATGATCAAATTAAACTCATACATTCCATATCTACTAATTATATAACACATAGAAAGAGTAGGTTTCCTGAAAGATTCCTATTTAAACAAATGATATATGAATATGAACAATTTATTAAAAAGGAAGATGTACTTGATATAAAAAATGTATTTACATATTACTGTAATAAAAAAGATATTAAATACAAAAAGCTTATAAAAGCAATATGCAATCAAGATTTTCCAGGGTTGCATCCTAATATTAATCAACGTGATATATACTCATCCGTATTCTTTATTAATATTAATAAAGATGTCTTATTACACATATACGATGACCGTGGATTAATTATTGCTTTCGACGATGAAAAGAGATTCGAAAAATTTATAGAAAAGTATAGGCATTTAAAAATTGAAAGATATACAGAAGATGAAATCTAA
- a CDS encoding DUF1433 domain-containing protein has protein sequence MSPRIGVGVVSKKILIIFTIIMSLCLIIGSVYFKMKNDAREKEKEVYYKEQRERITLYLKFNTKEPNTIKKVDFTKVEIGPMGDVIFEGDINDNKKDDFTAFSPPEKNYQFEGDLILSDGLDQLLRPAHQLKSFEEIEKEVKQEKEKH, from the coding sequence ATGTCACCTCGAATAGGAGTTGGTGTTGTGTCAAAAAAAATTTTAATTATTTTTACTATCATAATGAGTCTATGCCTTATTATAGGCAGTGTCTATTTCAAGATGAAAAATGATGCACGAGAAAAGGAAAAAGAAGTTTACTATAAAGAACAAAGAGAACGTATTACACTCTACCTTAAGTTTAATACAAAAGAACCTAACACTATTAAAAAGGTTGATTTCACCAAAGTAGAAATAGGACCCATGGGTGATGTTATATTTGAGGGGGATATAAATGATAACAAAAAAGATGACTTCACTGCTTTTTCCCCACCCGAAAAAAATTACCAATTTGAGGGAGATCTGATTTTAAGTGATGGGCTAGACCAATTATTGAGACCTGCACACCAATTAAAGTCATTTGAAGAAATCGAGAAAGAAGTAAAACAAGAAAAAGAAAAACACTAA
- a CDS encoding DUF1433 domain-containing protein → MVSKKILIIFTIIMSLCLIIGGVYFKMKNDAREKEKELYYKEQQERITLYLKYNTKESNTIKKVDFTNVKVGPMGDVVFEGYINNNKEDVFVAYASPEDNFQFGGDMLESKKLSKLLKPAHELKSPEKIKQELSKEK, encoded by the coding sequence ATTGTGTCAAAAAAAATTTTAATTATTTTTACTATCATAATGAGTCTATGCCTAATTATAGGAGGTGTCTATTTCAAGATGAAAAATGATGCACGAGAAAAGGAAAAAGAATTATATTATAAAGAACAACAAGAGCGTATTACACTTTACCTTAAGTATAATACAAAAGAATCTAATACTATTAAAAAGGTAGATTTCACCAATGTAAAGGTTGGTCCAATGGGTGATGTTGTATTTGAAGGATACATCAACAATAATAAAGAAGATGTGTTTGTCGCATACGCTTCACCTGAAGACAATTTTCAATTTGGTGGAGATATGTTGGAAAGTAAAAAATTAAGTAAACTTTTAAAACCTGCACACGAATTAAAATCACCAGAAAAAATCAAACAAGAATTATCAAAAGAAAAATGA
- a CDS encoding DUF1433 domain-containing protein, producing MVKKKIVISIILIICVVIGGVYFKMKNDTREKEKELYYKEQQERITLYLKYNTKEQNTIKSVKFTNVSTTPIGSYVFEGYINDNKNNDFVAYSTPEKNYEFDGNMSVDEKILNLLKPAHELKSPEKIKHELSKEK from the coding sequence ATGGTAAAAAAGAAAATTGTTATTAGTATTATATTAATAATATGTGTAGTTATAGGCGGTGTCTATTTCAAAATGAAAAATGACACACGTGAAAAGGAAAAAGAATTATATTATAAAGAACAACAAGAGCGTATTACACTTTATCTTAAATACAATACCAAAGAACAAAACACAATTAAGTCTGTAAAGTTCACTAATGTATCAACTACGCCTATAGGAAGTTATGTATTTGAAGGTTATATAAATGATAACAAAAATAATGACTTTGTTGCATATTCTACACCTGAAAAAAATTATGAATTTGATGGAAATATGTCAGTAGATGAAAAAATACTTAATCTATTGAAGCCTGCACACGAATTAAAATCACCAGAAAAGATCAAACATGAATTATCAAAAGAAAAATAA
- a CDS encoding FAD-dependent monooxygenase, translating to MRIGIIGAGIGGLTAAILLEKQGHQVEIFEKRHVLKQEGVGLGVGGNAIRALAPYGIADEIKREGNVLVAAQLRDGHDTYLNRVNFKKQSEDNVTIQRSALHDILRRHFKGKVRLIQEVVTIKDYDAGIIKTADGKKEQFDLVIAADGLHSQTRRQMFPGSEAIYQGYTCFRGTSDNPGISNDIAIEYWDKVGRFGIVPMRNNEVYWFLCINAEERDTEFKNYNLKKLKQHFKNFPQVVLAVLELTKGDPIQHDMYDIEPLKSFVKGRVVLLGDAAHAATPNMGQGASQAIEDAVCLANQLKAHPLDVALKRYDKLSVPHTKKVILKSRKIGKVAQSESQTFIQLRNKVVKNMPEHVLNKQTEFLNKRPLN from the coding sequence ATGCGTATAGGAATTATCGGTGCAGGAATCGGCGGTTTAACAGCTGCAATCTTACTGGAAAAACAAGGACATCAAGTAGAAATATTCGAAAAACGCCACGTACTGAAACAAGAAGGGGTAGGGCTCGGCGTAGGTGGGAATGCAATTCGTGCATTAGCTCCCTATGGTATCGCAGATGAAATTAAACGTGAAGGCAATGTACTTGTAGCGGCACAACTGAGAGATGGCCATGATACATACTTAAATCGCGTTAACTTTAAAAAACAAAGCGAAGATAACGTTACGATACAGCGCAGTGCACTGCATGATATACTAAGGCGTCACTTTAAAGGTAAAGTACGTCTTATACAGGAAGTTGTTACGATTAAAGATTATGATGCAGGCATTATTAAAACAGCTGATGGTAAGAAAGAACAGTTTGATTTAGTTATTGCAGCAGATGGACTGCATTCACAGACGAGACGTCAGATGTTTCCTGGAAGTGAGGCTATATATCAAGGTTATACGTGCTTTAGAGGGACGAGTGATAATCCAGGTATCAGCAATGATATCGCGATTGAATATTGGGATAAAGTAGGAAGATTCGGTATCGTACCGATGCGCAACAATGAAGTGTATTGGTTTTTGTGTATTAATGCCGAAGAACGCGATACGGAATTTAAAAATTATAATTTAAAGAAATTAAAACAGCACTTTAAAAATTTCCCACAAGTAGTACTTGCAGTGCTCGAACTAACTAAGGGAGATCCGATACAGCATGATATGTATGACATTGAACCACTGAAGTCATTCGTGAAAGGTCGCGTTGTTTTATTGGGAGATGCAGCACATGCAGCGACACCGAATATGGGGCAAGGTGCGTCACAAGCGATTGAGGATGCAGTATGTCTTGCAAATCAGCTTAAAGCACATCCGTTAGATGTCGCATTAAAACGATACGATAAATTAAGCGTCCCGCATACGAAGAAAGTGATACTTAAATCACGTAAGATTGGGAAAGTGGCACAAAGTGAATCACAGACTTTTATTCAACTACGCAATAAAGTCGTAAAAAATATGCCGGAGCATGTTTTGAATAAACAAACAGAATTTCTAAATAAAAGACCGTTAAATTAA
- a CDS encoding GNAT family N-acetyltransferase yields the protein MKSAVGIQQLRTERLKIDALCAQNLEEVLSSYKYDSKYIQEVFKQHMMPDRIGYGTWVLKLENVIIGEASLSGPPNRNYEIEIGYHIEAPFRRQGYAHEALNCLLSYFSEIHPKLTVKALALLDNTVSQHLLESLNFKCIDKDESYYYYQYEINGVITCV from the coding sequence ATGAAAAGTGCTGTTGGTATTCAACAACTTAGAACAGAACGTTTAAAGATTGACGCTTTATGCGCTCAGAATTTAGAGGAAGTATTATCAAGTTATAAGTATGATAGTAAATATATACAGGAAGTGTTCAAACAGCATATGATGCCTGACAGAATTGGTTATGGCACATGGGTTTTGAAATTAGAAAATGTGATTATTGGTGAGGCGTCGCTTAGTGGACCACCAAACCGTAATTATGAAATTGAAATCGGTTATCATATTGAAGCGCCTTTTAGACGACAAGGGTATGCACACGAAGCATTAAATTGTTTGCTTTCTTACTTTTCAGAAATTCACCCGAAATTAACTGTAAAGGCACTTGCTTTACTGGATAACACAGTATCGCAGCATTTACTGGAGTCACTCAACTTTAAGTGTATCGATAAAGACGAAAGCTATTACTATTATCAATATGAAATTAATGGAGTGATCACATGCGTATAG
- the yidC gene encoding membrane protein insertase YidC: MKRIIVLLTTLLLLLTGCAPKEDGFFHQSLVQPFSDLIKYFGSFFDGSYGMGIVLVTVCVRLLLLPMMLNATKRQKEMQGNMKLAQPEIKKLQDQINAAKDDEEKAALTRELLKVYGKYNVSPMNMGCLPIIIQTPILMALYFAITHSKEIAAQSFLWFNLGSPDIIMMLIAGTLYFLQSWISFQYMPESTRKQMKPMLFISPIMIIFISFHSPAALPLYWSVGAIFMIFQQYLSHKLYKNIE; this comes from the coding sequence TTGAAAAGAATAATCGTTTTACTCACAACTTTATTATTATTACTTACAGGGTGTGCACCGAAAGAAGATGGTTTCTTCCATCAGTCATTAGTGCAACCATTCTCGGATTTAATCAAATATTTCGGAAGTTTCTTTGACGGAAGTTATGGTATGGGTATTGTACTCGTCACTGTCTGTGTACGTTTGCTACTTTTACCGATGATGCTGAATGCGACGAAACGTCAAAAAGAAATGCAGGGCAATATGAAACTGGCACAGCCTGAAATAAAAAAGTTACAAGATCAGATTAATGCTGCGAAAGACGATGAAGAGAAAGCAGCTCTAACGCGTGAATTATTAAAGGTATATGGTAAGTACAACGTTAGTCCTATGAATATGGGTTGCTTACCGATTATTATTCAGACACCGATACTGATGGCTCTATACTTTGCAATTACACATAGTAAAGAAATAGCAGCACAAAGTTTCTTATGGTTTAATCTTGGGTCTCCGGACATCATAATGATGTTAATTGCAGGTACTTTGTACTTCCTGCAGTCATGGATATCGTTTCAGTATATGCCTGAGAGCACGCGTAAGCAAATGAAACCGATGTTATTTATCAGTCCGATAATGATTATATTCATCAGTTTTCATTCACCGGCTGCATTGCCATTATACTGGTCAGTTGGTGCGATTTTTATGATTTTCCAGCAATATTTATCTCATAAACTTTATAAAAATATTGAGTAA